GCAGTCTGGCAATGGCGAGCTGATCAACTGGGTCATCACCGCGGGCATCTGCGGCGACGTGAAGTGCAAGGTGCTGGATTACATCCGGCTGTGGCACATCGGCCTTGGTTATCTCTACTGGGAGCTCTAGCGATGCCGGACACCGAGAAGATCCTGCATCCGTTTGCAACCGAGATGCGCCATTTGACCAGCGCGCTCAATGTCGTCGCCAGCGACATGATCCGCGACAAGTCGCTCGCCAAGAAGCTCGACGACGATCCGGATTACTTCCGGAAGAATTACTCGGTGACGGAGGAAGAGCTCAAGGCGATGCGGGACCGCAACATGGTCAGGCTCTATGAACTCGGCCTGCATCCGTTTCTACTGGTGCGCTTCGCCGGCATGATGGGAATTCTGGAATACTGGCAGGCGCTCGGCGCGCCGGGCCGCGGCGGCGGCTGGCCGCGCAATACGTGAGAACCTGCAACGGGTGACTAGGCAATGACGATCAAGGCCACCACATGGAAGGTCGGCGCGGCCACGATCACTCGCATCGAGGAGCAACTCGGTGTGACCGATCGGCCCTTGGACAAATACTTTCCGAACTTCGAGCGCGACGTGCTCAATCGCCATCTTGATTGGATCGCGCCGCATCACTACGACCCGCAGCGCGACCGCTTCGTGACCAGCATTCACTCCTGGCTGGTCCGGTTGAACGGCTTGACGATCCTGATCGACGCCTGCGGTGGCAACCACAAGGAACGGCCGTGGTCGCGGCGCTTTCATCAGCTCAACACGCCTTATCTTTCCCGGCTGCGCGCCGCAGGCTGCGAGCCTGAGGACGTCGACATGGTGCTCTGCACGCACATGCATGCGGACCATGTCGGCTGGAACACGCAACTCCTCGACGGGCGCTGGGTGCCGACATTTCCGAAGGCCAAGTATCTGTTCTCGCGGACCGACGACGCCTTCTGGGACAAGCGCAAGAATCCGGCGATGGCCACGGACGAGCGCCACATGGCCTATGAGGACAGCGTGCTGCCGGTCGTGCAATCGGGACAGGCCGTGCTCGTGGATGACGGTTACGACGTGACCCCCAGGCTTTCGGTCGAGGCAGCGCCTGGCCATTCGCCCGGCCATGTCATCTTCAAGCTCGCCGAAGAAGGACAGCGCGCGGTGTTTTGCGGCGACGTCATCCATCATGTGCTTCAGGTCTACGCACCGCATTGGACCCACATGGCGGATGAGTGGCCGGCCGATGCCGTGAAGTCGCGACGGCGCCTTCTGGAAAGCTGCGCCACGAACAATGCGTTGTTGTTTCCGATCCATTTCGGTGCACCGCATGTGGTCAACATCGAGCACGGGCCGCAAGGTTTTTCGGCACGCTTCGTGCAGGGAGTGATTTGACCGGCTGCGAAGGAGAAGACGATGGCCCGACGACTATCTTCGGTTTCACTCGTCTTGAGTTTTGTATTGGTCGCGCTGCAAGGAGCCGCGGCGCAAAGCTATCCGACGCATCCGATCAGGATCATCGTGTTGTCCGCAGCGGGTGGACCGCTCGACGTGATCTGCCGCGCGGTGGCCGAAAAGATATCGGTTGAACTCAAGCAGCCGGTGGTCGTCGAGTCGCGGACCGGCGCCGGCGGAAACCTTGCGGCCGACTTCGTCAGCAAATCGGCGCCGGACGGCTATACGCTGCTGTTCACGCTCAGCACCACGCTGACCGTCAATCCGTATCTCTACAAGGACTTGAGCTTCAATCTGAAGCCGATCACCGTCGTCAACTACAGCACCCAGACTCTGTTCGTGCATCCATCGCTGCCGGTGAACAATGTCTCCGAGTTCGTCGCCTGGGCCAAGAAGACCGGTCCGGTGCTGTATGCGCATGGCGGCAACGGCACCTCGTCGCATCTGGTGATGGAGTATTTCCGGTTGCTTGCGGGTTTCGAGACGTCGCCGGTGCCCTACCGCGGCGCCGCCTCGATGGTCGCGGATTTTATCGCGGGCCAGTTCAAGGTGTCGTTCGGCTCGACCTCGGGCCTGCTGCCGCTCGCCACCGCCGGCAAGATCCGGGCGCTGGCGGTCTCGACCGCGCAGCGCTCGCCGCTCGCCCCTGACGTGCCGACCATCGCCGAGTCGGGTTATCCGGGTTTTGAGCTCACGACCGACTTCGTGCTGCTCGCGCCGGGCGGCACCCCGGACGAGATCGTATCGCTGCTCGAGCGCGAGGTCCGGCAGGCGGTCAGCCCAGCAGAGTTCAGGGATCGCTTCGCCAAGCAGGACATCTGGATCGTCGCCTCGACGGCCGCTGAGGCGGCCTCGCGTATCAAGGCCGGCTCGGCGCTATGGGCCGATGTGGTCGTGCGCACCGGCATGAAAGGCGAATAGCCGAAGCACGAGAGAGTAGCGACTGCATTAACGGTTTGGGCACGCGATGCCGCAAAGATGGCGGTCGCATCAACCACTTGTTAACGCATGCGGCGCGCATTCGCGTCGTTCCAGCAATTGCGCGCGCATCACAAATGTCTGTATTTGCTCCACGATTAGGCCAATGGCCGAGTTGCGTTACACTAGGCAAAAAGATTGAAGCGGCGGTGATCTGATTCCAGTCGGATCAATTTCGCGCCTTTTAGACGCAATCGTTAGATTGAATTAACCTCTGAATGTGAACCTCCCCGACGTCAGGCGTCAGTCTGACTCGCGCTAAACGGGACCGCGTGACAGCAGGTCACAGGCTCGGTGGACAGTACGTCGACTCGGGGTGCGTTTTTCATGTCTATCATTTCGTCGCTGACACCCGCGCAGGTTGCGCAGCTTTCGACCACTGCCATCCAGAGTCTGCAAACCACCGACATCGCTGCGCTGTCCACGTCGCAGGCCGCGGCATTGACCTCGACGCAGGTCAACGCGATGGGGACGACCGATCTCCAGTTTCTTGCGGGCACCCAGGTCGCTGCGTTGTCGACCACGGTGGTTCACGCGCTGCTCACACTGCAGTTCGATAACTTCACCACCACCCAGCTCAGCCAGCTCACCTCAACTCAGGTCTCGGTCCTCACCGCTGGCGAGTTCAACACGTTCAGCACCACCGAACTGCAGGCTTTCAGCACGACGCAGGCCGGCGCGATTACGGCCGCCCAGCTCGGCAGCCTTTCGACCTCCGCGCTCAACAACTTCTCGACCACCCAGATCGGCAATTTCACGACCACACAGGTCCGGGGCCTGACCACCGCGCAGCTCAACGGTCTCAACAGCGGAAACGTCGCCGCTGTCGCCCTCGACAAGCTGACCACGGGCCAGGTCGCTGGCCTCAACACGACTGCGATCGGCAATCTTTCGACCACGCAGGTCTCGACGCTGGTCTCGACGCAGGTCGCGGTGCTGACGACGGCACAGATCGGCACCCTGACCACGACCGAGGTGCGCGCGTTCAGCACCACGCAGGCTGGCGCTCTCACGGCGGCCCAGCTCGGCGGGCTGACCACCACCGCGACCAACAACTTCTCGACCACGCAGATTGGCGCGCTGACCACGGCGCAGGCCCAGGGCCTGAAGACCACTCAGCTCAATGCGCTGTCGCCCGCAAACCTCGATGCGGTGGTGCTGACCAAGCTGACCACGGCACAGGTCTCCGGTCTGAACACGACCGCGGTCGGCAACCTGACTACCACACAGGTCTCGACGTTGACCACGAGCCAGATCGCGGCGCTGAGCGCCTCGCAGATCGGCACGTTGAGCACCACCGAGGTGCAGGCCTTCAGCACCACGCAGGCTGGAGCCATCAAAGCGTCCCAGATCGGCGGCCTGACCACGACCGCGATCGGCAACTTCTCGACCACGCAGATTGCGGCCTTCACCACGACCCAAACCCAGGGTCTGACCACCACGCAGCTCAACGGCATTTCGAGCGCCAACCTCGACGCGCTCGATCTCAACGAGCTTTCGACGGCGCAGACCGCCGGCCTGAACACCACCGCGATCGGCAACCTGACCACCACGCAGGTCTCGACGCTGACCTCGACGCAGGTCGCGGCGCTCAGCACCGCCCAGATCGGCACGCTGAGCACCACCGAAGTCCAGGCCTTCAGCACCACGCAGGCCAACGCTCTCACGGCGGCCCAGCTCGGCGGCCTGAGCACCACGGCACTGAACCACTTCTCGACCACGCAGGTCGCGGCGCTGACCACCACGCAGGTGCAGGGCCTGAAGACCACGCAGCTCAATGGGCTCTCGACCGCCAATCTCGACGCGGTGGTGCTGACCAAGCTGACGACGGCTCAGGTCTCGGGTTTGAGCACGACGGCGGTCGGCAATCTGACCACGACGCAGGTCGCGAGCCTGACCTCGACCCAGGTCGGCGCGCTGAGCACCGCCCAGATCGGCACGCTGTCGACGACCGAAGTGCAGGCCTTCAGCACCACGCAGGCCAATTCGCTCACCGCGGCGCAACTTGGCGGCCTGACCACCACCGGCCTCAACAACTTCTCGACCACGCAGATCACGGCCTTCACCACGACGCAGGTCCAGGGTCTGAAGACCACGCAGCTCAACGGCCTCACGACGGCGAACCTTGACGCCGTCTCGGTGGCGAAGCTCACCACCGCGCAGGTTTCGGGTCTCAACACCACGGCGATTGGCAACCTGACCACGACGCAGGTCTCGACGCTGACCACGACCCAGGTCGCGTCGCTGAGCGCCGCGCAGCTCGGCGCCCTGTCCACGACCGAGGTGCAAGCCTTCAGCACCACCCAGGCCGGCGCCATTACGGCGGCGCAGATTGGGGCCCTGGGCACCGCGTCGGCCAACTTCTCGACCACGCAGCTCGCGGCGCTGACCACGACCCAGGCCCGCGGCCTGACCACGACCCAGCTCAACCTTATGGCCCAGTTCGCCCTGGCTGACTTCAACGTGCTCGATGCCAGCAAGCTCTCGACCACGCAGGTGGCGGGCCTCAACACCACCGCGGTCGGCAACCTGACCACGACGCAGGTCTCGACGCTGACCACGAGCCAGATCGCGGCGCTGAGCGCGGCCCAGATCGGCACGCTCTCCACCACCGAGGTGCGCGCGTTCTCGACCACCCAGGCCGGCGCCATCACTGCGGCCCAGCTTGGCGCTCTCAGCACCACGGCGATCGGCAACTTCTCGACCACGCAGCTCACCGCTCTGACCACGACCCAGACTCGCGGTCTGACCACCACACAGCTCAACGGTCTCACCGCCGCCAACCTCGATGCACTCGACGCCAACGAGTTCTCCACCCAGCAGACCGCTGGCCTGAACACCACGGCGATCGGCAATCTGACCACCACGCAGGTCTCGACGCTGACCTCGACCCAGGTCGGCGCACTCAGCACCGCTCAGATCGGTACGCTCAGCACAACCGAGCTCCAGTCCTTCAGCACCACGCAGGCCGGCGCGTTCACCGCCGCTCAGCTTGGCGGGCTGACCACCACCGGCCTCAACAATTTCTCGACCACACAAGTCGCAGCCTTCACCACCGCGCAGGTCCAGGGCCTCAAGACCACGCAGCTCAACGGCCTCACGACAGCGAACCTTGACGCCATCTCGGTGGCGAAGCTGACGACCGCGCAAGTCTCGGGTCTGAGCACCACCGCGATCAACAATCTCACGACCACCCAGGTCGCAGCGCTGGGCACCACCCAGGTCGCGGCTCTGACCACGGCGCAATTCGGCACGCTGACCACGACCGAGGTGCGGGCTTTCAGCACCACCCAGGCCGGCGCGATCACGGCGTCGCAGCTTGGCGGTCTGACGACGACGGGGGTCGGCAATTTCTCGACCACCCAACTCGCGGCTCTGACCACGACCCAGACCCGCGGCCTGACCACCACGCAGCTCAACGGGCTTACGATCGCGAACCTCAATGCGCTCGACGCCAATGAGCTCTCGACCCAGCAGATCGCTGGCCTCAACACCACGGCGATCGGCAACCTGACCACCACGCAGGTCTCGGCGCTGACTTCGACCCAGATCGCGGCCTTCACGACGAGCCAGCTCGGGTCGCTGTCCACCACCGAGATCCAAGGCTTCTCGACGACGGTTGCCGCGTCGCTGACCGCGTCGCAACTTGGCGGCCTGACCACGACGGGTCTCAACAACTTCTCGACCACGCAGATCGCGGCCTTCACCACGACGCAGGTCCAAGGTTTGAAGACCACGCAGCTCAACGGTCTGTCCGCGACGAACCTTGATGCGGTCTCGGTGGCGAAGCTGACCACCGCGCAGGTCTCGGGTCTCAACACCACGGCGATCGGCAATCTGACCACCACACAGGTCGCGGCTTTCGCCACCACCCAGGTTGCTGGCCTCAGCGCCGCCCAGATCGGCACGTTGAGCACGACCGAGGTGCGCGCCTTCAGCACCACGCAGGCCGGCGCCATCACGGCGGCTCAGCTCGGTGCGCTCAGCACCACGGCGATCGGCAATTTCTCGACGACGCAGCTTGCGGCGCTGACCACGACCCAGACTCGTGGTCTGACCACCGCGCAGCTCAATGGCCTCACCGCGGCGAACCTCGACGCGCTCGATCTCAACGAGTTCTCGACCCAGCAGACCGCTGGCCTGAACACCACGGCGATCGGCAACCTGACCACCACGCAAGTCTCGACGCTGACCACGACGCAGGTCGCGTCGCTGACCGCCGCTCAGATCGGCACGCTGAGCACGACCGAGGTCCGGGCCTTCAGCACCACGCAGGCGGGCGCTCTCACGGCGTCACAGCTTGGCGGGTTGAGCACGACGGGGGTCGGCAACTTCTCGACCACGCAGATCGCGGCCTTCACCACGACTCAGACCCGCGGTCTGACCACCACGCAGCTCAACGGGCTCACGATCGCGAACCTCAACGCGCTCGACGCCAACGAGTTCTCGACCCAGCAGATCGCAGGCCTGAACACCACGGCGATCGGCAATCTGACGACCACGCAGGTCTCGGCGCTGACCTCGACCCAGATCGCGGCTTTCACCACGAGCCAGCTCGGGTCGCTGTCCACCACCGAGATCCAGGGCTTCTCGACGACGGTCGCGGCCTCGTTGACCGCCTCGCAGCTTGGCGGCCTGACCACGACGGGTCTCAATAACTTCTCGACCACGCAGATCGCGGCCTTCACCACGACTCAGGTCCAGGGTCTGAAGACCACGCAGCTCAACGGTCTCACGACGGCGAATATCGACGCTGTCTCGGTGACCAAGCTGACGACGGCACAGGTTACGGGCCTGACCAGCACGGCGATCGGCAATCTGACCACCACGCAGGTCTCGACGCTGACGTCGACGCAGGTGGGGGCGCTCAACGCGACCCAGATCGGCACGTTGACCACGACCGAAGTGCGCGCGTTCAGCACCACCCAGGCCGGTGCCATCACGGCGGCCCAGCTCGGCAGCCTGACGACGACTGCGATCGGCAACTTCTCGACGACGCAACTCGCGGCGCTGACCACGACCCAGACCCAGGGTCTGACGACGACGCAGCTCAACGGGCTCACCGCCGCCAACCTCGATGCACTCGACGCCAACGAGTTCTCGACGCAGCAGACCGCTGGCCTGAGCACCACGGCGATCGGCAACCTGACCACCACGCAGGTCTCGACGCTGACCTCGACCCAGGTTGCGGCTCTGAGCACCGCCCAGATCGGCACGCTGAGCACGACTGAAGTGCAGACCTTCTCGACCACCCAGGCCGGCGCACTCACGGCGGCCCAGCTTGGCGGCCTGAGCACCACGGCGCTGAACAACTTCTCGACCACGCAGGTCGCGGCGTTGACCACGGCGCAGGTGCAAGGTCTCAAGACCACGCAGCTCAACGGGCTCTCGACCGCCAATCTCGACGCTGTCTCAGTGGCGAAGCTGACGACCGCCCAGGTCTCGGGTCTGAGCACCACGGCGGTCAACAATCTGACCACCACGCAGGTCTCGACGCTGACCTCGACCCAGGTCGCATCGCTCAATGCAGCGCAAATCGGGACGCTGACCACCACCGAGGTGCGCGCCTTCAGCACCACGCAGGCTGGCGCCATCACGGCGGCCCAGATCGGCGGTCTCACCACGACGGCGATCGGCAACTTCTCGACCACGCAGCTCGCCGCGCTGACCACGACCCAGACCCAGGGTCTGACGACGACGCAGCTCAACGCGCTGTCGGCGGGCAATCTCGATGCACTTGACGCCAACGAGTTCTCGACCCAGCAGACCGCTGGCCTGAACACCACGGCGATCGGCAACCTGACCACCACGCAGGTCTCGACGCTCACCACGGCCCAGGTCGCGGCACTCAGCACCGCCCAGATCGGCACGCTGAGCACGACCGAGATCCAGGCCTTCAGCACCACCCAGGCTGGCGCGCTCACCGCCGCTCAGCTTGGCGGTCTGAGCACCACGGCGTTGAACAACTTCTCGACCACGCAGGTCGCGGCCTTCACCACGACGCAGGTCCAGGGTCTCACCACGACCCAGCTCAATGGCCTCACGGCTACCAACCTCGATGCGGTGGCTGTCGCGAAGCTGAAGACCAGCCAGGTCTCGGGTCTCAGCACCACGGCGGTCGGCAACCTGACCACCACACAGGTCGCGGCCTTAGCCACGACCCAGGTTGCATCGCTGAGCGCCGCTCAGATCGGCACGCTGAGCACCACCGAGGTGAGGGCCTTCAGCACCACCCAGGCCGGCGCCATCACGGCGGCCCAGCTCGGTGCGCTCAGCACCACGGCGATCGGCAACTTCTCGACCACGCAGCTCGCCGCGCTGACCACGACGCAAACCCAGGGCTTCACGACGACGCAGCTCAACGGTCTGACCGCGGCCAACCTCGATGCGCTCGACGTCAACGAGTTCGCGACCGGCCAAGTCTCGGGCCTCAGCACCACCGCTGTCGGCAATCTGACGACCACGCAGGTTTCGACACTGACTGCCGCCCAGGTCGGCGTACTCAGCACCGCTCAGATCGGCACGCTGAACACCACCGAACTGCAGGCCTTCTCGACCACGCAGGCCAACGCCATCACGGCGACCCAGTTGGGCGGCCTGACCACCACGGCCGTGAACAACTTCTCGAGCACGCAGGTCGCGGCGTTCAGCACGGCACAGGTCCAGGGTCTGACGACCACTCAGCTCAACAACCTGAGCACGGCGAATCTCGACGCGGTCGCGGTCACCAAGCTGACGACGGCGCAGGTCTCGGGCCTCAGCACCACGGCAATCGGCAGCCTGACCACGACCCAGGTCTCGACGCTGACCTCGACGCAGGTCGGAACGCTGACCGCGGCCCAGATCGGCACGCTGAGCACCACCGAGGTGAGGGCTTTCAGCACCACGCAGGCCGGCGCCATCACGGCGGCCCAGCTTGGCGCGCTCAGCACCACAGCGATCGGCAACTTCTCGACCACGCAGCTCGCCGCTCTCACCACGACGCAGACCCAGGGCTTCACGACCACGCAGCTCAACGGTCTGACCGCGGCCAACCTCGATGCGCTCGACCTCAACGAGTTCTCGACGGGCCAGGTCGGCGGTTTGAGCACGACCGCGGTCGGGAACCTGACCACGACGCAGGTCTCGACGCTGACCACGGCCCAGGTCGCGGCACTCAGCACCGCCCAGATCGGCACGCTGAGCACGACCGAGATCCAGGCCTTCAGCACCACCCAGGCCGGCGCGCTCACCGCCGTGCAGCTTGGCGGCCTGACGAACGCGGCGCTCGGCAGCTTCTCGACGACGCAACTCACGGCCTTCACGACGGCGCAGTCGCAAGGACTGACCACGGGCCAGCTCAACGCGCTGTCCGCCACCAACCTGAACGCGCTCGATGCCAACGAGCTGTCGACCGCGCAGGTCTCGGGCCTGACCACCACGGCGGTCTCCAACCTGACCACCACGCAGGTCAGCAGCTTGACCAGCGCTCAGATCGGCGCGCTGGGCACCTCGCAGGCCGCCACGCTGACGACGACAGAGTTCGCGGCCTTCACCACGACCCAGGCTGGCGCGTTGACCGCCAACCAGATCGGAGCGCTCTCCACCGGCAAGTTTGCCGCGCTGACGAGCACCACCGGCATCCCGGCTCTGAGCACGGCTGCGATCGCAGGCATCACGACCCAGGATATCTACGCACTGTCCACCCAGCAGGGTCATGCCTTCACGTCGACACAGATCGCTGTGATGAGCTCCGACCAGCTCAGCGCCCTGGTGGATCTGTTGACCTAGTCGCCGGCTTCCCCCGGCCGCCCACCGGCGGCCGGGTCCGGCCTGTACCGTAAGCGTGCTAAAGCGTATCCAGAATCGGCCTGACCGATTCTGGAGAGTTGTTGCGTTCACAACATCAACGCTGAAGAGACGCTTTCCATGGCCGACGAGCCCGTCGAGATCAACGCTGCTACAGAGCTCTATTCCCGGGTGCTGCAACAGGCCGTTGCACGCCAGCTCACTATCTTCGACCTGTTCAACGCCGCGGTTCAGCTGCAGGCGATGCAACAGCGCCCGCTGGTGGCCGAGCTCTACAAGACCTGGATCGCCTTCAACGGCGACAACGAGCTTCTGCACGCGGTCTACTTCAACTACGGCGTGACGCTCAACGATCTGGGCGACCGGGTCGGCGCTATCAACGCCTTCCGCACCTCGATCCGCATCAAGCCGGAATTCGAGCCGCCCTACATCAATCTCGGGCGTGCCCTGGAGGACACGGGCCAGACCGGCGCGGGCGTCGCCGAATGGATGAAACTGATCAACAAGCTCGGCGGCGTCACGGGCGACACGGTGAACCACAAGCTCACCGCCATGCATCAGTCGGCACGCGTGCTGGAAGGTATGGGCAGCGACGCCACCGCCGAGGAGGTGCTGCGTCAGAGCCTCGAGATCGACCGCCGCCAGCCGGAGGCGCTCCAGCACTTCGTGTCGCTGCGGCAGCGGCAGTGCAAATGGCCGGTGATCCAGGAGTCGGACCGGGTCAAGCGCAGGGACCTTCTATCCGGCATCTCGACGCTGTCGCTCGCCAATCTCTGCGACGACCCGATGTTCCAGTTGGCCAAAGCCTATGACTATGCCCGGCATCAGATCGGCCGGCCAAAGCCCGCTCGGCCGCATGCGCAGCCTGGGGCAGGGCGGCGACTCCGCATCGGCTATGTGTCGTCGGACCTGCGCGACCACGCGGTCGGCTTTGCCATGACCGACGTCATCGAGCTGCATGACCGTCAGAATTTCGAGATCTTTGCGTATTACTGCGGCATCAACCGGCCCGACGGCACGCAGGCGCGCATCAAGGCGAATGTCGAGCATTGGACCGACATCAATTCGATGAACGACGACCAGGCGGCGGCGCAGATCGTGGCCGATGGTATCGACATCCTGATCGATCTCAACGGCTATACCAAGGACGCTCGCACCAAGGTCTTTGCGCGCCAGCCCGCGCCTGTTCAGGTGAATTGGTTCGGCTATCCCAACACCATGGGCACCCCCTATCACCACTACATCATCGCCGACGAAGTCGTCCTTCCGCCCGAAAACGAAATCTATTTCTCCGAGAAGGTCGTGCGGCTGCCGTGCTATCAGCCGAACGACAGGAGGCGTCTGGTCGCGGAGCAGCGGCCGACGCGGCAGCAGGTCGGCCTGCCGGAGAATGCCTTCGTGTTCTGCAGCCTCAACGGCATGCAGAAAACCACGGCGCGGGCTTATGAACGCTGGCTGACGATCATCGATCGCGTGCCAGGGAGCGTGCTGTGGCTGCTCACCAGCACCGCCGAAACCGACGAACGGTTGCGCAAATACGCGGCCGACCGCGGCGTCGATCCCTCGCGCATCATCTTCGCCGACAAGATGCCGAATGCCGCCCATCTGGCGCGCTATCCACTCGCCGATCTGTTCCTCGACAACTTCCCCTATGGCGCCCACACCACCGCATCGGACTCGATGTGGATGGGGGTGCCGATCCTGACACTGTCGGGACGCAGCTTCGCGGCGCGGGTCAGTTCTAGCCTCGTCCACGCCGCCGGCATAGGCGAGATGCATTGCAAGACCGAGCAGGAATTCATCGAACGCGCGGTGGAGTTCGGCAACGATCCGTCAAAGCTTGCGCCGATCAAAGCGAAGCTGATCGCGGGCCGCGACACGTGTCTCCTGTTCGACACGCCCAATCTGGTGCGGCATCTCGAGGATCTCTACCGGCAGATGTGGGCCGACCTGATCCGTGGCGCGATTCCCATGCCGGACATGCGCAACCTCGACGTCTATCACGAGATCGGACTCGGTCTCGACATCGAGAATATCGAGGTACTCGATGATGACGCCTACATCGCTCTCTATCGGGAAAAGCTTGCCGAATGGAATGAGGTCTATCCGGTCATGCCGGACAGCCGTTTGTGGCGCGATGGTGCGCCCCGCATCGAGGCGCTGGGCGACAAGCGGGCTGTTGCCTGACGAACGGTGCTCTGGAAAGTCACCGTTTGGCCGTGCACAATCGGACTGTGGTTGGACGATCGATGAATTTGTCATCCGGAATCCGTGCGTGTCTGCTCGGCGTCGCGCTGGCGATCGGGCTTGCCGGCTGCAATGCCGAGTGGCAGCGAAACCGCGATCTGGCCACACGCCAGAACACGACGCCGCCGATCAGCTATCGCAGCGATATCATCGCGTTCATGCACACCTACTTGAACGATCCATCGCAGATCCGCGACGCCGCGGTGTCGGAGCCGGCGCTCAAGGATTTCGATAATGCCAGCCGTTATGCTGTCTGCGTGCGCTACAACGCCCGCAAGAGCAACGGGCAGTATGCCGGTACCAAGGACAGCCTGGTGCTGTTCCGCGATGGCCGCCTCGACCGCATGGTCGACAATGGCCGCGAGGCCTGCAAGGACGCGGCTTACCAGCCGTTCCCCGAGTTGGAGAAGCTGACGCGCTGACCTGGGTTGGCTAGGATCTGTTCAACTCCGTTGAATCAGATCCGCGTTGTTGGGCATGATCTTTTCCGAAAACCGCTTCACACTTTTCGGGATCATGCCCTAGCTGAACAGCTGCTTGATCATCGCCATGAGCGCGACGTAGCCGTCGCCGATCACAGACCAGAACCGGCCCATCCAGGTGTCGTCGCGGAACGCGGTGCTATTGGTGGTGTCAGGAGCCGGTGCCGGCGCGCTGCTCGGCTTGTATTGCTCGGTGCGAAACTCGTTGGCGTCAGCCCATTTGGCGCGGTCGGGATTATCGTTTTCGGCTCCGGGCGCCGTTCCGTTCGTTTCGGCCGGTGGCTTATCGGATTTGCTCATCGCGAGATCGATCGCGTTGACTTCGTCTCCGGACACCACCTGCACGTCGCCTTCGGAATGCTCCGTGTCGGCGCTGGCGGCGGTCGGCAACGCAGGCTGCTGCTCGGGTGACGGCGCCACGGCATCTTCCGAAGCGCGAGTCGCCGTCTTCACCGGATGCCGGTGCTTGGTCGCGGTTTTCTTGGCGGACGCTGTCGCGGCGGGTGCGGCAGCCTTGGCGGTCCCGGCCTTGCCGGAGCCGTTCACGAAATTCATCAGATTGAGCGGCTGAGTTGAGCTGCACGATGCGCCGTTGCAGGCGCCTGCGGATTGCGCGGTGACGTCGAGCGCAGCCAGCAGTCCGAGGACCAGGGCGACACAGGAGACGATGGCGCGAAACATCATGATACGCATTCCCACGTTATGGGATGGCATATCGCCCCCGCGGGATGACCCGAGCTGGGCGCAATTGCGGAAATCCCCGCCCAAACCGTGACCGGATTGGGGGATGTGGGAAG
The Rhodoplanes sp. Z2-YC6860 genome window above contains:
- a CDS encoding O-linked N-acetylglucosamine transferase, SPINDLY family protein; protein product: MADEPVEINAATELYSRVLQQAVARQLTIFDLFNAAVQLQAMQQRPLVAELYKTWIAFNGDNELLHAVYFNYGVTLNDLGDRVGAINAFRTSIRIKPEFEPPYINLGRALEDTGQTGAGVAEWMKLINKLGGVTGDTVNHKLTAMHQSARVLEGMGSDATAEEVLRQSLEIDRRQPEALQHFVSLRQRQCKWPVIQESDRVKRRDLLSGISTLSLANLCDDPMFQLAKAYDYARHQIGRPKPARPHAQPGAGRRLRIGYVSSDLRDHAVGFAMTDVIELHDRQNFEIFAYYCGINRPDGTQARIKANVEHWTDINSMNDDQAAAQIVADGIDILIDLNGYTKDARTKVFARQPAPVQVNWFGYPNTMGTPYHHYIIADEVVLPPENEIYFSEKVVRLPCYQPNDRRRLVAEQRPTRQQVGLPENAFVFCSLNGMQKTTARAYERWLTIIDRVPGSVLWLLTSTAETDERLRKYAADRGVDPSRIIFADKMPNAAHLARYPLADLFLDNFPYGAHTTASDSMWMGVPILTLSGRSFAARVSSSLVHAAGIGEMHCKTEQEFIERAVEFGNDPSKLAPIKAKLIAGRDTCLLFDTPNLVRHLEDLYRQMWADLIRGAIPMPDMRNLDVYHEIGLGLDIENIEVLDDDAYIALYREKLAEWNEVYPVMPDSRLWRDGAPRIEALGDKRAVA